A window of the Vibrio ostreae genome harbors these coding sequences:
- a CDS encoding MtrB/PioB family decaheme-associated outer membrane protein — MKLSLLSVLIALALPAASVVHADYSLQRSASFDTANWQCEPCSSDGNWHGDIQFGLGYLDNDQGARFNNWNTPVYGTGDLNKSINPALSINMEQYEDDGYYNRITALDLGLQRFLLEWENGRYDGLRFLGSYSETPYFAGYSWLSVYHDNGSYLTSGTLDTFSPKTTRESVKLSVKYTPHSPWQPHAAMKHERKTGTRALYTFVNPGLGNNPGFIPKPIDNQSLNTDFGISYIAKDWMTDLSYQGSFFRNDEPALHYGLAANPYQNQIAYEPDNDFHQLALSGNYRLEEQTFNSRLLWSRSTSESGMNPFPQSPVLSDSFRGEINTVQLSADYHNQLSRKTAVKVSADYLDRNDDSDRHTVIGTTRKAYDRDRTRLEVAANHKLSRSLRLNAGYEYKRDRRPYADRKQTEQQAGYIGARYRPQADWTLGGKLTYASRDGSDWNNSDPDAPHLRQYYLADRDRLELRADGSYQFSPGLQLVVETWYADDQYPTPDIGISDGKDYGYDASVNFALDSGVNGHAFITQQYIRAAQHHANSDVVGWNRYTTRSRDYVTTVGLGLSKDDFFHDALQISFDYSHSRSTGETDASSNSYRYPDNRASAHRFELTGDYQISDDQNVLLNIRYEKYRESDYLFVQEENMGDVMQSYEGIFGAVYWRYRF, encoded by the coding sequence ATGAAATTATCCTTACTATCGGTTCTGATTGCCTTGGCATTGCCCGCGGCCAGCGTTGTCCACGCAGATTATTCTTTGCAGCGCAGCGCCAGTTTCGATACAGCAAATTGGCAATGTGAGCCCTGCAGCAGCGATGGAAACTGGCACGGCGATATTCAGTTCGGCTTGGGGTATCTGGATAACGATCAAGGCGCCCGCTTTAATAACTGGAACACACCGGTCTACGGCACGGGTGATCTCAATAAATCGATTAATCCCGCTTTGAGTATCAACATGGAACAGTATGAAGACGACGGCTACTACAATCGCATCACGGCCCTCGACCTCGGCCTGCAACGATTCCTGCTAGAATGGGAAAACGGTCGCTATGATGGTCTGCGTTTCCTGGGCAGTTATAGTGAAACCCCTTATTTTGCTGGCTATTCCTGGCTCAGCGTTTATCACGACAATGGCAGCTACCTGACTAGTGGCACACTTGATACGTTCAGCCCAAAAACCACGCGTGAATCCGTCAAATTAAGCGTTAAATATACTCCCCATTCGCCGTGGCAACCTCATGCAGCGATGAAACACGAGCGTAAGACCGGCACTCGCGCGTTATATACTTTTGTGAATCCCGGCCTTGGCAATAATCCTGGCTTTATTCCTAAGCCGATAGATAACCAATCCCTCAATACCGATTTCGGTATCAGCTATATTGCCAAGGACTGGATGACCGACCTCTCCTACCAAGGCTCATTTTTCCGTAATGATGAGCCCGCGCTACACTACGGATTGGCCGCTAACCCGTATCAAAACCAGATCGCCTATGAGCCTGACAATGATTTCCACCAACTGGCACTGTCCGGCAACTACAGGCTCGAAGAACAAACCTTTAACAGTCGATTATTGTGGTCACGCAGCACATCAGAAAGTGGCATGAACCCATTTCCTCAATCCCCGGTGCTGTCAGACAGCTTTCGCGGTGAGATCAACACTGTCCAGCTCAGTGCTGATTACCATAATCAGCTCAGCCGCAAGACCGCCGTTAAAGTCAGTGCTGATTATCTGGATCGCAACGATGATTCAGATCGTCACACCGTGATAGGCACCACACGCAAAGCGTATGACCGCGACCGCACCCGGTTAGAGGTCGCGGCAAATCATAAACTGTCGCGCTCTCTGCGTCTTAACGCCGGCTATGAATATAAACGGGACAGACGCCCTTACGCCGACCGGAAGCAGACCGAACAGCAAGCGGGTTATATCGGGGCACGCTATCGGCCTCAGGCCGATTGGACACTGGGTGGCAAACTCACTTATGCCTCTCGTGACGGGTCTGACTGGAATAACAGCGATCCCGACGCCCCGCACCTGAGACAATATTATCTCGCCGATCGCGACAGGCTGGAACTGCGCGCTGACGGCAGTTATCAGTTTTCCCCCGGCCTGCAGCTGGTTGTCGAAACCTGGTATGCCGATGACCAGTACCCGACTCCGGATATCGGCATCAGTGATGGCAAAGATTACGGCTATGATGCTTCGGTCAACTTTGCACTCGACAGTGGTGTAAACGGACACGCCTTTATTACTCAGCAATATATTCGCGCAGCACAACATCATGCTAATAGTGACGTAGTCGGATGGAACCGCTATACCACCCGTTCAAGGGATTACGTCACTACGGTTGGTCTGGGATTAAGCAAAGATGACTTTTTCCACGATGCCCTGCAGATCTCTTTCGACTATTCCCATAGTCGCAGTACAGGTGAAACCGACGCCAGCTCAAACAGTTACCGCTATCCTGATAACAGAGCAAGCGCACATCGCTTCGAGCTGACCGGTGACTATCAAATCTCCGACGACCAGAATGTATTACTTAATATCCGCTATGAAAAATACCGTGAAAGTGACTACCTGTTCGTGCAGGAAGAGAACATGGGGGATGTGATGCAAAGCTATGAGGGGATATTTGGGGCCGTCTATTGGCGTTACCGTTTCTGA
- a CDS encoding OmcA/MtrC family decaheme c-type cytochrome → MTISKTAVLFLGLSLLLSACGPGSKNDQNQAPPDVTTFSVNIDTPALLTAKNGTDTKLVVDFQVTDGVGRRVTFDSSKDFRIAVLKAMPARMDTDDSTSAAYAYNGRNGNTFWKSYHHSSNASDNRAQMESVWDGELVQTAQGYRYTFAITDILNVADPYPADSADNGGFIAWDEDKLHRIVMAYGDHDLGFTQIFEWVPGTRSDNTVSRNVIEKGTCANCHMNEPLHHGPGYRSIDNNIAVCTACHNDSNPAAAPRRRPLAVLVHQYHGNVFKIGTSSSDLTTYKQPVDSNDQLVTDIDGLVIEGNPFPQDTRNCTTCHSDNTTLASDANNWFEHPTQVACESCHLYRDRGAHSNQVGTNWVRNGVAQNSCTGCHRPYDLDSNNEPIIGQDASRSAKTVHMTRLQNLAVARDSLQISIEQARFINSQFEVDVRIEKDGSAVSSLDDINSFINEHGHLNLLLNWDNGDGLMLANNGLDMAADGNLGDGCIALGSGLFTCHKDFSTAALKPGALSKLTVNLADIPLCGDRRNAVLSDCSNFTGIDLLKYPFVIAANNSASSFDSGGVSLTHKLPVAADINRCNTCHQALTIHKLGEHPHAASDFQQCKNCHNSERSAFYPGMAADLKYHVHSFHAYGSARAGESRFPGALNNCEACHTNSQYNLPTSENTRPSLASGKYFSPALVACGACHLESALANADPDNVAGDAILTHMLSNGAVFAADNAADAVGSEQCASCHAIGQSQGVDKVHQVYDYRD, encoded by the coding sequence ATGACAATAAGTAAAACAGCTGTGCTATTCCTGGGGCTCAGCCTGTTACTGAGCGCCTGTGGGCCCGGCAGCAAAAATGATCAAAATCAGGCGCCACCTGACGTAACCACCTTCAGTGTCAACATTGACACCCCCGCACTGCTGACCGCAAAGAACGGGACAGACACCAAACTGGTCGTCGACTTTCAAGTCACAGATGGCGTAGGACGCCGTGTCACATTCGACAGTAGCAAAGACTTTCGCATTGCCGTGCTGAAAGCGATGCCCGCCCGGATGGATACCGATGACAGCACCAGCGCCGCTTATGCCTACAACGGCCGCAACGGCAACACCTTCTGGAAGAGTTATCATCACAGCAGCAATGCCAGCGATAACCGGGCACAAATGGAAAGTGTCTGGGACGGAGAGCTTGTACAGACCGCCCAAGGTTATCGTTACACCTTCGCTATCACGGATATTTTGAACGTTGCCGACCCCTACCCCGCCGACTCTGCCGATAACGGCGGTTTTATTGCCTGGGATGAGGATAAATTACATCGCATTGTGATGGCCTATGGCGATCACGACCTTGGCTTCACTCAGATTTTTGAATGGGTACCCGGCACCCGTTCAGACAATACTGTGTCCAGAAACGTGATTGAAAAGGGTACCTGTGCCAACTGTCATATGAATGAGCCCCTTCATCACGGTCCCGGTTATCGCTCAATCGACAACAACATTGCTGTGTGTACTGCGTGCCATAACGACAGTAATCCGGCAGCGGCTCCCCGGCGCCGTCCATTGGCAGTGCTGGTGCATCAGTATCACGGTAATGTGTTTAAAATCGGCACCAGCAGCAGCGATCTGACCACCTACAAGCAACCCGTTGATAGTAATGACCAATTGGTGACGGACATCGATGGATTGGTTATTGAAGGCAACCCTTTCCCGCAAGATACCCGCAACTGTACCACTTGCCACTCGGACAATACCACGCTTGCCTCGGATGCCAACAACTGGTTCGAACATCCTACTCAGGTGGCCTGTGAAAGCTGCCACCTGTACCGGGATCGTGGCGCGCACAGTAATCAGGTCGGCACCAACTGGGTTCGTAACGGCGTCGCGCAAAACAGTTGCACCGGGTGCCATCGCCCATACGATCTCGACAGTAACAACGAACCCATTATTGGCCAGGATGCCAGCCGAAGCGCTAAAACCGTCCACATGACTCGTTTACAAAATCTGGCTGTCGCAAGAGATTCACTGCAGATCTCGATTGAACAGGCCCGTTTCATTAACAGTCAATTTGAAGTCGATGTGCGTATCGAAAAAGACGGCAGCGCGGTGAGTAGTCTGGATGATATTAACTCCTTCATCAATGAACACGGTCACCTTAACTTATTACTCAACTGGGATAATGGCGATGGCCTGATGTTAGCCAATAACGGGCTGGATATGGCTGCAGACGGTAATCTGGGTGACGGTTGTATTGCCCTGGGAAGTGGTCTGTTTACCTGCCACAAAGATTTCAGCACGGCAGCTCTCAAACCCGGGGCGCTCTCCAAACTGACGGTCAATTTGGCTGACATTCCGCTCTGTGGCGACAGAAGAAATGCCGTACTCAGCGACTGCAGCAACTTCACCGGGATAGACCTGCTTAAATACCCGTTTGTCATCGCGGCCAATAATAGCGCCTCTTCCTTTGATAGCGGTGGTGTCAGCCTGACCCACAAACTGCCGGTGGCGGCGGATATCAATAGGTGCAATACCTGTCACCAAGCGTTAACGATTCATAAACTGGGCGAGCATCCTCATGCGGCAAGCGACTTCCAGCAATGTAAAAACTGCCACAATTCTGAGCGGTCCGCGTTCTATCCCGGTATGGCCGCGGATCTCAAATACCATGTCCACTCTTTTCATGCTTATGGTTCGGCAAGAGCGGGAGAGTCACGTTTTCCGGGCGCACTCAACAATTGTGAAGCTTGCCATACCAACAGCCAATACAACCTGCCGACGAGCGAAAATACCCGCCCATCACTGGCATCAGGCAAATATTTCAGCCCGGCGTTGGTTGCCTGCGGAGCCTGCCATCTGGAATCAGCGCTGGCCAACGCCGACCCCGATAATGTTGCCGGCGACGCAATACTGACGCATATGCTCAGTAATGGCGCAGTATTTGCCGCCGATAATGCGGCAGACGCTGTCGGTTCAGAGCAGTGCGCATCTTGTCATGCCATCGGGCAATCGCAAGGCGTTGATAAGGTTCACCAAGTTTATGATTATCGCGACTGA
- the rsuA gene encoding 16S rRNA pseudouridine(516) synthase RsuA — protein MRLDKFLCDALGTTRKEATQILKSGDVTVDGQSQKSGAFKVSETSVVEWQEREVTLSGPRYIMLFKPEGFVCSHEDGFNQTAFVLLDEANMRGLHFAGRLDVDTTGLVLITDDGQWSHRITSPKHKCDKTYRVWLADPIQPDYAEKLAQGIELRNERDMTLPAQMEVVDEAENELLLTIHEGKYHQVKRMFAALGNKVIGLHRERVGDIVLDDTLEPGEYRFLTEDEVASIWK, from the coding sequence ATGCGTTTAGATAAATTCCTGTGTGACGCCCTGGGCACCACACGTAAAGAAGCCACTCAGATCCTGAAAAGCGGCGATGTCACCGTTGATGGTCAATCGCAAAAAAGTGGCGCATTCAAAGTCAGCGAGACATCCGTTGTCGAATGGCAGGAGCGTGAAGTTACGCTGAGTGGCCCACGATACATCATGTTGTTCAAACCGGAAGGGTTTGTTTGCTCTCACGAAGATGGTTTTAATCAGACTGCATTTGTGTTGCTGGATGAAGCGAACATGCGCGGGCTGCATTTTGCCGGCCGCCTCGATGTGGATACCACCGGTTTGGTATTGATTACCGACGATGGTCAGTGGTCGCATCGTATTACGTCGCCAAAACACAAATGTGATAAAACGTACCGTGTGTGGCTGGCTGACCCAATTCAACCGGATTACGCAGAGAAACTGGCGCAGGGGATTGAGTTGCGTAATGAACGTGACATGACGCTGCCAGCTCAGATGGAAGTGGTGGATGAAGCGGAAAACGAACTACTGCTGACCATCCATGAAGGAAAATATCATCAGGTTAAGCGTATGTTTGCCGCTTTGGGTAACAAAGTCATTGGCCTGCATCGCGAACGGGTGGGGGATATCGTGCTGGATGATACCCTGGAGCCGGGTGAGTACCGCTTCCTGACTGAAGACGAAGTCGCGTCGATCTGGAAATAA
- a CDS encoding DmsE family decaheme c-type cytochrome, whose protein sequence is MKKGVQLWCFIMLVLLVLSPTLNAQESVADDARLEAETTLDQKFSAGNYSRRGAEGCLRCHDDESDHPASGIFANVHGKIANIHGPMRDKQCEACHGPAGNHARSPRKGQLREPMVTFGPDSPVPAEKQNSVCLSCHQDTQRASWHSSEHAFEGLSCSSCHRVHKKQDPMLDAGQQIQTCTTCHSQTKADLHKRTSHPMLNGTMQCSDCHNPHQSVNEFSLNQPSVNAACYDCHAEKRGPFLWEHEPVSEDCTACHTPHGSVNPAMLKQRLPQLCQSCHQVPHANVEFAANDLRVRGGSCLNCHSQVHGSSHPRGQALRN, encoded by the coding sequence ATGAAAAAAGGTGTGCAGCTGTGGTGTTTTATCATGCTCGTGCTACTGGTATTGTCCCCAACGCTAAATGCGCAAGAGAGCGTTGCCGATGATGCCAGGCTCGAAGCTGAGACAACGCTGGATCAAAAGTTCAGCGCGGGAAATTATTCACGCCGCGGCGCAGAGGGTTGTCTGCGCTGCCATGATGACGAATCGGACCACCCGGCCAGCGGCATTTTTGCCAATGTTCACGGCAAGATAGCCAACATCCACGGTCCGATGCGGGATAAGCAATGCGAGGCCTGCCACGGACCGGCCGGTAATCATGCCCGTTCTCCGCGTAAGGGCCAGCTACGTGAGCCCATGGTCACCTTTGGCCCGGACTCGCCGGTTCCGGCTGAAAAACAAAACAGCGTATGCCTATCCTGCCATCAGGACACACAACGAGCCAGTTGGCACAGTAGCGAACACGCCTTTGAAGGCCTGTCCTGCTCCAGTTGTCATCGGGTGCATAAAAAACAAGATCCCATGCTCGATGCCGGGCAACAAATTCAGACCTGTACTACCTGTCACAGCCAGACCAAAGCTGACTTACATAAACGCACCAGTCACCCGATGCTCAACGGGACAATGCAATGCAGCGATTGCCATAACCCGCACCAGAGCGTCAATGAATTCAGCCTGAATCAACCGTCCGTCAACGCGGCCTGTTACGACTGCCATGCAGAAAAACGCGGCCCGTTTTTATGGGAGCACGAACCGGTCAGTGAAGATTGCACTGCCTGTCACACCCCGCATGGTTCTGTCAACCCGGCGATGCTGAAACAGAGACTGCCTCAGCTGTGCCAGTCATGTCATCAGGTCCCACATGCTAACGTCGAATTCGCCGCCAATGACCTGCGCGTACGCGGCGGAAGTTGTCTCAACTGTCACAGCCAGGTGCACGGTTCCAGTCACCCTCGTGGACAGGCGCTGAGAAACTAA
- a CDS encoding DUF2913 family protein — protein sequence MSDYYLEIQNVVNAALAELSAEHSAGKVADAPVANNHFLVHWVTKAIKSQRFHRCVSDDLLRWQKAGRSKGNQSELLFTFKRISAYYAQFFAGDAAAECNVITDKKIEQFLDTMEQADWEVSTSEPLVGCGKVQIFTDGQNSLALCAEQCESCFDGELLVKPMSWFVRGYHAGFIEKAAEAGFMVHKRTDYKSNVKYHGEYLIYPGNQGQQVAEIPLSFKAD from the coding sequence GTGTCAGACTACTATCTGGAAATTCAGAACGTCGTAAACGCGGCGTTAGCAGAGCTGAGCGCAGAGCATAGCGCCGGAAAAGTGGCCGATGCTCCGGTCGCAAACAACCATTTTCTGGTGCACTGGGTGACTAAGGCGATCAAAAGTCAGCGTTTCCACCGCTGTGTGAGTGACGATTTGCTGCGTTGGCAAAAGGCTGGCCGCTCAAAGGGCAATCAGTCTGAGCTGCTTTTTACGTTTAAGCGCATTTCTGCTTACTACGCGCAATTTTTTGCCGGTGATGCCGCCGCGGAGTGCAACGTCATTACAGATAAAAAAATTGAGCAGTTCCTCGATACGATGGAGCAGGCGGATTGGGAAGTGTCAACTTCAGAGCCTCTGGTAGGTTGCGGTAAGGTGCAGATCTTTACCGACGGCCAGAACTCGCTGGCACTGTGTGCCGAGCAGTGCGAGTCGTGTTTTGACGGTGAGCTGCTGGTTAAACCGATGAGCTGGTTTGTCCGTGGTTACCACGCCGGCTTTATTGAGAAGGCGGCCGAAGCAGGTTTTATGGTACATAAGCGCACTGATTATAAGTCGAACGTGAAGTACCACGGCGAGTATTTGATCTATCCGGGCAATCAGGGTCAGCAAGTGGCTGAAATCCCTCTCAGCTTTAAAGCTGATTAA
- a CDS encoding NapC/NirT family cytochrome c: protein MNWWKKPNSKWLLGIPLGGMLAFILGALSLGAYHGVMDYTNNNAFCFSCHIGMDTIVEEYQQSVHFNNTKGVIAATCADCHVPRELIPKLIVKITASADVIHKLTGDIRLDNFETEHRPRLAKHVTQQFIDNKSKQCRYCHQIERMELENQARTTARRHQMMEERGQSCIDCHAGIAHKLPQSEQSSQPAQSENTQDESSEPSSRAVNP from the coding sequence ATGAACTGGTGGAAAAAGCCTAATTCAAAATGGCTACTTGGAATCCCTTTAGGCGGAATGTTAGCATTTATTTTAGGTGCGCTGTCCCTTGGTGCATACCATGGAGTGATGGACTATACAAATAACAATGCTTTCTGTTTCTCGTGTCACATCGGCATGGATACCATAGTTGAAGAGTATCAACAGTCGGTTCATTTTAACAATACCAAAGGGGTTATTGCTGCCACTTGTGCCGATTGCCATGTACCACGTGAATTGATACCCAAGTTAATAGTAAAAATAACCGCCAGTGCGGATGTAATTCATAAACTGACGGGAGATATCAGATTAGATAATTTTGAAACTGAGCATCGGCCGCGTCTGGCAAAACACGTGACGCAGCAGTTTATCGACAATAAATCCAAACAGTGCCGTTATTGTCATCAGATAGAGCGGATGGAGCTTGAGAATCAGGCGCGCACAACAGCCCGGCGTCATCAGATGATGGAAGAGCGGGGACAGTCGTGCATAGATTGTCACGCCGGTATTGCTCACAAGTTACCCCAATCTGAGCAATCTTCCCAACCCGCGCAATCTGAAAATACCCAAGATGAAAGCAGCGAGCCGTCATCGAGGGCTGTGAATCCTTAG
- a CDS encoding Bcr/CflA family multidrug efflux MFS transporter has protein sequence MTSTNSPLNYDASKIGFLLFIVLGAIGALTPLAIDMYLPAMPAIAQDLGTTAGQVQITLTAYTAGFAIGQLLHGPLADSYGRRPVMLGGIFLFAVAAMVSATTHGIDALTYVRAAQGFAGAAAAVVIQAVVRDMFDREDFARAMSFVTLVITIAPLVAPMIGGYLAVWFGWRSIFWLLAAFAVVVIAMVLWKIPETLSDENRQPLHFRSTMKNYLRLCRSGQAMGLIMAGAFSFSGMFAFLTAGSFVYIDLYGVSPSEFGYLFALNIVAMIGMTTLNGRLVKKVGSHAMLRFGLFVQLLAGLGLFIGWFTGAGLWGTVPFVVMFIGTISTIGSNAMGLLLSGYPRMAGTASSLAGTLRFGTGSVVGALVAAMPGGESWPMIFVMAGCSLLSASFYWTLGRKA, from the coding sequence ATGACCTCAACGAATTCCCCCCTTAACTACGATGCGTCGAAGATAGGCTTTTTGTTATTTATTGTGCTCGGTGCGATTGGTGCACTGACTCCGCTGGCCATCGATATGTATCTGCCAGCCATGCCAGCTATCGCCCAAGATCTGGGGACCACTGCTGGCCAGGTGCAGATCACGCTGACCGCTTACACGGCAGGCTTTGCTATCGGCCAACTTTTGCATGGCCCTCTCGCTGATAGTTATGGACGTCGCCCGGTGATGTTGGGCGGTATTTTCCTGTTTGCGGTAGCGGCTATGGTCAGCGCCACCACGCATGGTATTGACGCGCTGACTTATGTGCGGGCGGCACAAGGTTTTGCTGGTGCTGCTGCTGCCGTGGTGATTCAGGCTGTGGTACGCGATATGTTTGACCGTGAAGATTTTGCCCGCGCGATGTCGTTTGTCACCTTGGTGATCACGATTGCACCGCTGGTCGCGCCGATGATTGGCGGTTATCTGGCGGTTTGGTTTGGCTGGCGGTCGATCTTCTGGTTACTGGCTGCTTTTGCTGTGGTTGTTATTGCCATGGTGTTGTGGAAAATTCCGGAGACCCTGTCTGACGAAAACCGACAGCCGCTGCATTTTCGCAGTACGATGAAGAACTATCTGCGTCTGTGTCGCAGTGGTCAGGCGATGGGGTTAATTATGGCCGGAGCTTTCTCGTTTTCGGGCATGTTTGCCTTTTTGACCGCAGGTTCATTCGTCTATATTGATCTGTACGGCGTGAGCCCGAGCGAGTTTGGCTATCTTTTTGCGCTGAATATCGTCGCGATGATCGGTATGACGACTCTCAACGGCCGTTTGGTGAAAAAAGTCGGTTCGCATGCCATGCTGCGTTTTGGTCTTTTTGTACAGTTACTGGCTGGGCTGGGGCTGTTTATCGGCTGGTTCACCGGCGCTGGCCTATGGGGGACGGTGCCGTTTGTGGTGATGTTTATTGGGACCATCTCTACTATCGGCAGTAATGCAATGGGGCTGCTGCTCAGCGGGTATCCGCGCATGGCCGGGACGGCGTCTTCTTTAGCGGGCACGTTACGTTTTGGTACCGGCTCGGTTGTTGGCGCATTGGTGGCAGCGATGCCTGGCGGAGAAAGTTGGCCAATGATTTTCGTTATGGCCGGATGTTCGTTATTATCTGCGAGTTTTTATTGGACATTAGGAAGAAAAGCATAG
- a CDS encoding DEAD/DEAH box helicase — MYTLRPYQADSVKAVIHYFRHNNTPAVIVLPTGAGKSLVIAELARLAKGRVLVLAHVKELVEQNHAKYEGYGQKGAIFSAGLGRKETDQQVVFASVQSVVRNLDAFKNQFSLLVIDECHRVPDDKDSSYQKVITHLLSLNPGMKVLGLTATPYRLGMGWIYQYHTRGLVRSEDARFFRDCIFELPITYLLDEGFLTPAKLIDAPVLSYDFSQLKPANTGRYKESELDMVIEQSKRATPQIVEQIIHLAQDKQGVMIFAATVRHAQEILALLPQGQSDIVIGDTPSPERDTIIQRFKQREVKFLVNVSVLTTGFDAPHVDLIAILRPTESVSLYQQIVGRGLRLSPGKTECLVLDYAGNTYDLYQPEVGDPKPDSDSEIITIPCPACGFNNNFWGKLDSNGFLLEHFGRRCQGYFTDEETGEREHCGYRFRAKYCGECGADNDIAARICHECDATLVDPDKKLKEALNLKDALVFECLEMDLSVLKDDKGKSQLKVTYRGDNNAQVHEFWSLSTPKQKATFKQRFVRPHLADKHRPFDEASPAKVVNNQHRFRPPQFVIARKSGRFWKMRDKIFEDELR; from the coding sequence ATGTATACACTTCGCCCCTATCAAGCTGACTCGGTAAAAGCCGTCATTCATTATTTTCGTCACAACAATACGCCAGCGGTTATCGTCCTGCCGACAGGTGCCGGTAAAAGCCTGGTGATTGCGGAACTGGCTCGTCTGGCCAAAGGCCGGGTATTAGTGCTTGCCCATGTCAAAGAGTTGGTTGAGCAAAACCACGCCAAATATGAAGGCTATGGCCAGAAGGGCGCTATATTTTCCGCCGGCCTGGGCCGTAAAGAAACCGATCAGCAGGTGGTGTTTGCGTCCGTGCAGTCTGTGGTGCGCAACCTGGATGCGTTTAAAAATCAGTTTTCGTTGCTGGTGATTGATGAGTGTCACCGTGTCCCGGATGACAAAGACAGCAGTTATCAAAAAGTCATCACCCACTTACTCAGCCTCAATCCGGGTATGAAAGTGTTGGGACTGACCGCCACCCCTTACCGTTTAGGCATGGGCTGGATCTACCAGTATCACACCCGCGGCCTGGTGCGCAGTGAAGACGCGCGCTTTTTTCGCGACTGTATTTTTGAACTGCCGATCACTTATCTGCTCGATGAGGGATTCCTCACCCCGGCCAAATTGATTGACGCGCCGGTACTGAGTTACGACTTTTCTCAATTGAAGCCAGCGAATACCGGCCGCTATAAAGAGTCAGAACTGGATATGGTGATTGAGCAATCCAAACGGGCAACACCACAAATTGTGGAGCAAATCATTCACCTCGCCCAAGACAAACAAGGCGTGATGATATTTGCGGCGACCGTGCGTCACGCGCAGGAAATTCTCGCCTTACTGCCACAAGGACAGTCCGACATCGTGATTGGTGATACGCCCTCACCGGAACGTGACACCATTATTCAACGCTTTAAACAGCGTGAAGTAAAATTTCTGGTTAACGTGTCTGTCCTGACAACCGGTTTTGACGCTCCGCACGTTGACCTGATTGCGATCCTGCGTCCGACCGAGTCAGTCAGCCTTTATCAGCAAATCGTCGGGCGCGGACTGCGTCTGTCACCGGGTAAAACCGAATGTCTGGTATTAGACTATGCTGGCAACACTTACGATTTGTATCAGCCTGAGGTCGGCGATCCGAAACCGGATTCAGACAGTGAAATCATCACTATTCCCTGCCCGGCATGCGGCTTCAATAATAATTTCTGGGGTAAGCTCGACAGCAACGGCTTTCTGCTTGAACATTTTGGCCGCCGTTGCCAAGGCTACTTTACCGATGAAGAGACCGGCGAGCGGGAACATTGTGGCTACCGTTTCCGTGCCAAATATTGTGGCGAGTGCGGCGCTGATAATGACATCGCCGCACGCATCTGCCATGAGTGTGACGCGACCCTGGTTGATCCGGACAAAAAGCTTAAAGAAGCGCTCAATCTGAAAGATGCGCTGGTGTTCGAATGCCTGGAAATGGACTTATCAGTACTTAAAGACGACAAAGGCAAGTCCCAACTGAAAGTCACCTACCGCGGAGACAACAACGCCCAAGTGCATGAATTTTGGTCATTAAGTACCCCGAAACAAAAAGCAACCTTTAAACAGCGTTTTGTGCGTCCTCATCTGGCAGACAAACATCGTCCGTTTGACGAAGCATCGCCGGCCAAAGTGGTCAACAACCAGCATCGCTTCCGCCCGCCGCAGTTTGTCATCGCGCGCAAGTCCGGTCGTTTCTGGAAAATGCGCGATAAAATTTTTGAAGATGAACTGCGTTGA
- a CDS encoding c-type cytochrome, with product MFNSLKLIMLQLSLITTSTFFSIASCASGTDLIQRFECEACHGKDGVSQSTDIPTIAGIAEFNLIDQMLSYQEGRPAAKVHHVSGDTSQQGDMATIATALTEQEIEQLAAHYSGLPFVRTKQTFDAALAARGKVIHAENCESCHIQGGSDAMEEVSVLAGQKKGYLIKTLQQFYNGQRYVDKKMDQAIKSLTQSDLLSLAEYYASMQ from the coding sequence ATGTTTAACTCTTTAAAATTAATAATGCTGCAACTATCTTTAATAACCACTAGTACATTTTTTAGCATTGCTTCATGTGCTTCCGGCACTGATCTAATCCAGCGCTTTGAATGTGAAGCCTGCCATGGCAAGGATGGTGTATCACAAAGTACAGACATCCCGACCATTGCCGGTATTGCTGAGTTTAATCTTATCGATCAAATGCTGAGTTATCAGGAGGGTCGACCAGCTGCCAAAGTGCACCATGTCAGCGGTGACACCAGTCAACAAGGGGATATGGCCACCATCGCAACTGCGCTCACTGAACAGGAAATTGAGCAACTGGCCGCTCACTACAGTGGGTTGCCTTTTGTTCGAACTAAGCAGACATTCGATGCAGCGCTCGCTGCCCGGGGTAAAGTGATTCATGCTGAAAACTGCGAAAGTTGTCATATCCAGGGCGGTAGTGATGCGATGGAAGAAGTGTCGGTTTTAGCTGGTCAGAAAAAAGGTTATTTAATTAAAACCTTGCAGCAATTTTATAACGGACAGCGTTACGTAGATAAGAAAATGGATCAGGCAATTAAAAGCCTCACTCAGTCAGACTTATTATCGTTGGCTGAATATTATGCGAGTATGCAATGA